Proteins from one Gimesia maris genomic window:
- a CDS encoding DUF1501 domain-containing protein, which translates to MRHFPSSAELSRRQFIQLGSLGLTGGLSLGRLSEAVAGLPQTSKQQSVVMIYLPGGPTQFETFDPKPDAPSEIRGSFAATQSRVPGVQFCELLPELSKIADKFSVVRTLVGMENRHESFQCYTGRAGGRTEDGEPAGGWPSFGSIVSQLLGPGRGGMIPYVDAAPKMSYNPYNNNGSHLQGNPSWPGFTGYKHVPFALEGEVKSDLILNGIDLNRFNERRVLLETVKQNQSRFTAEGIDDFQDQAFQMLSSGRFAAAMDLEQEPQSVRDRYGKLQKTDPSFGGAPQSPQHLLLARRLVEAGVRCVSVAFGAWDWHANREGSIEYLSRKYLPVFDHSLAVFLQDLEERGLLEQTTVIVWGEFGRTPRINAKGGRDHWPGTQSVLLAGGGIQGGRVVGQTDRVGGVPLDRPVHVQEIFATLYQNLGINIATAQITDLSGRPRYLIDDDKQPIPELY; encoded by the coding sequence ATGAGACATTTTCCGTCTTCGGCAGAGCTATCGCGGCGTCAATTTATACAGCTTGGCTCCCTGGGACTTACTGGTGGACTTTCTCTGGGAAGGTTATCTGAAGCTGTTGCCGGTTTACCACAGACTTCGAAGCAACAGTCAGTGGTGATGATTTATCTGCCGGGAGGTCCAACTCAGTTTGAGACCTTTGATCCCAAACCGGATGCTCCGAGTGAGATCCGCGGTTCTTTTGCAGCGACCCAGTCGCGCGTGCCGGGAGTGCAGTTTTGTGAACTGCTGCCCGAGTTGTCGAAGATTGCGGATAAATTTTCAGTCGTGCGGACTCTGGTCGGAATGGAAAACCGACATGAATCGTTTCAGTGTTATACAGGACGTGCCGGAGGACGGACTGAAGATGGCGAGCCTGCTGGCGGCTGGCCTTCATTCGGATCGATTGTTTCTCAGCTATTGGGACCAGGCAGGGGAGGCATGATTCCCTATGTCGATGCTGCCCCCAAGATGAGTTATAACCCATACAATAATAACGGGAGCCATCTGCAGGGGAATCCGTCCTGGCCTGGGTTTACCGGTTACAAACATGTTCCCTTTGCATTGGAAGGAGAAGTCAAATCAGACCTGATTTTGAATGGCATAGATCTGAATCGTTTCAATGAACGCCGGGTTTTACTGGAAACCGTCAAACAGAATCAGTCGAGATTTACAGCTGAAGGGATTGATGATTTTCAGGATCAGGCTTTTCAGATGCTCTCATCCGGGCGTTTTGCTGCCGCCATGGATCTGGAACAGGAACCGCAGTCCGTGCGAGATCGCTATGGTAAACTGCAAAAGACGGATCCGAGTTTTGGTGGTGCCCCGCAAAGCCCGCAGCATTTGTTACTGGCGCGACGACTGGTGGAGGCGGGGGTCCGTTGTGTGAGTGTCGCGTTTGGCGCGTGGGACTGGCACGCCAACCGCGAGGGCTCGATTGAGTACCTGTCAAGAAAATATTTACCCGTTTTTGATCACTCGCTTGCCGTCTTTCTGCAAGATCTGGAAGAACGGGGGTTGCTGGAGCAGACGACTGTCATCGTCTGGGGTGAGTTCGGCAGGACTCCAAGAATCAATGCCAAAGGGGGCCGCGACCATTGGCCGGGAACGCAGTCCGTGCTGCTGGCCGGTGGCGGAATTCAGGGAGGCCGTGTGGTGGGACAGACAGATCGTGTCGGCGGAGTGCCACTGGATCGGCCCGTACATGTTCAGGAAATCTTTGCGACGTTGTACCAGAATCTGGGGATCAACATCGCCACCGCTCAGATTACCGACCTCTCCGGTCGTCCCCGTTATCTGATTGACGATGATAAACAGCCGATTCCCGAATTGTATTAA
- a CDS encoding asparagine synthase-related protein, which produces MVHEEYVERLVNLLDADANLIFNMTYEEATELVGSGSAEQVRQIDGQFALVHKNGTCVRMARSIGRPMRFFLAKRAEGPCLIIAERIDEIYEFLKSEGLDDQFHPSYTRMVPAHYVLELQLIGCPDPNPKTTRFFTPARNRLPNQLNEIGKQYISAVSREIHKWLDTIPPQQPIGVLFSGGVDSGAIFLLVYHALLMRKESPSRLKAFSLSIDGEGSDCRQARQFLEQMNLSLFLEIIDVPQESLDCQETIRIVEDYKQLDVQAATMTYALCKKIRELYPRWKYLIDGDGGDENLKDYPIDANPELTIRSVLNNLMLYQEGWGVEAVKHSLTYSGGQSRGHVRTYAPARSLGFSGFSPYALPNVIDIAEGIPYIELTEWNHEKLYALKGDIVCRGVKQVTGFSMPVYPKRRFQEGTVNRESFHSLFSDSENSYRQTLHSLYE; this is translated from the coding sequence ATGGTTCATGAAGAATATGTGGAGCGTCTAGTAAACCTGCTGGACGCCGACGCCAATCTGATCTTCAACATGACGTATGAAGAAGCCACTGAACTTGTTGGCAGCGGATCCGCTGAACAGGTGCGTCAAATTGACGGACAGTTTGCGCTCGTACATAAGAATGGTACCTGCGTTCGAATGGCGCGCTCAATTGGCAGACCGATGCGGTTCTTTCTGGCAAAGCGCGCAGAAGGTCCCTGCCTGATCATCGCCGAGCGGATCGATGAAATTTATGAGTTTCTCAAAAGCGAAGGGCTGGACGATCAATTCCACCCCTCCTACACACGGATGGTTCCCGCACACTATGTTCTGGAACTGCAGTTGATCGGCTGTCCCGATCCGAATCCGAAAACAACACGATTCTTTACGCCTGCCCGCAATCGACTTCCCAATCAACTCAATGAGATTGGAAAACAGTATATCAGTGCGGTTTCGCGGGAAATCCATAAGTGGCTTGATACGATCCCCCCCCAGCAACCGATTGGCGTCCTCTTCTCAGGCGGAGTCGATAGTGGCGCCATCTTTCTCCTCGTCTACCATGCACTGCTGATGCGGAAAGAATCCCCTTCCCGACTGAAGGCATTCTCGTTGTCAATTGATGGGGAAGGAAGTGATTGCAGACAGGCAAGACAGTTTCTGGAACAGATGAATCTCAGCCTGTTTCTGGAAATAATCGACGTCCCACAGGAAAGCCTTGACTGCCAGGAAACAATTCGCATCGTTGAGGATTACAAACAGCTGGATGTCCAGGCGGCAACCATGACTTATGCTTTGTGCAAAAAAATCCGGGAGCTCTATCCTCGCTGGAAATATCTGATCGACGGCGATGGTGGAGACGAGAATCTCAAAGACTATCCGATCGACGCAAACCCGGAACTGACGATTCGCAGTGTTTTGAATAACCTGATGCTCTATCAGGAAGGTTGGGGAGTGGAAGCGGTTAAGCATTCCCTGACGTATTCAGGCGGTCAAAGTCGCGGACACGTCCGAACCTATGCACCGGCGCGCAGCCTGGGTTTTTCGGGATTCAGTCCTTATGCCCTGCCGAACGTGATTGATATCGCAGAAGGCATTCCCTATATCGAACTCACCGAATGGAATCATGAGAAACTCTATGCACTCAAGGGTGATATCGTCTGTCGCGGTGTGAAACAGGTAACCGGGTTTTCCATGCCCGTCTATCCCAAGCGGCGTTTTCAGGAAGGTACAGTAAATCGAGAATCGTTTCATTCCCTGTTTTCCGATTCAGAAAATTCTTATCGTCAGACCCTGCACTCACTTTATGAGTAA
- a CDS encoding radical SAM protein: MPVPNFTDQQILAARPPKNSVSPLRPYAFLNETEYIATGQTAEISTIFLTNRECPFRCLMCDLWKNTLDESVAPGQIIQQIRYALGNLPPATRIKLYNSGNFFDARAVPPKDLPGIAALVQCYDRVIVENHPLLCNQSCLDFQQQLTGQLEIALGLETVHPDILKALNKRMTLDDFARANEFLLNHAIETRVFILLKPPFMEEQEGIDWGIRSVEYAFSQGVSCCSLIPTRAGNGMLEQLQQNGQYSLPAFTSIETTLKSCLQLNQGRVFMDLWDLDLLYRSEPDLRQRLARLEQMNLTQTIASDS, from the coding sequence ATGCCTGTCCCGAACTTTACTGATCAACAGATTCTGGCAGCCCGCCCGCCTAAAAACAGTGTGTCCCCACTACGGCCGTATGCTTTCCTGAATGAAACTGAGTATATCGCAACAGGACAGACGGCTGAAATTTCAACCATTTTTCTGACGAATCGGGAATGCCCTTTTCGCTGCCTGATGTGTGATCTCTGGAAAAACACCTTAGATGAATCTGTCGCACCGGGACAGATCATCCAACAGATTCGCTATGCCCTGGGTAATCTGCCCCCCGCTACCCGGATCAAGCTGTATAACAGCGGAAACTTTTTCGATGCCAGGGCCGTACCTCCAAAAGATCTCCCTGGGATTGCCGCGCTTGTCCAATGCTATGACCGGGTGATTGTGGAAAATCATCCCCTGCTCTGCAATCAGTCCTGTCTGGACTTTCAACAGCAACTTACCGGGCAACTGGAAATTGCGCTGGGCCTGGAAACCGTTCATCCGGACATTCTCAAGGCGTTAAATAAAAGAATGACACTGGATGATTTCGCACGCGCCAATGAATTTCTATTAAATCATGCGATTGAAACCCGCGTTTTCATTCTTTTGAAACCGCCCTTCATGGAAGAACAGGAGGGCATTGACTGGGGAATTCGCTCGGTTGAATATGCCTTTTCGCAGGGAGTCTCCTGCTGTTCCCTGATCCCGACACGCGCAGGAAACGGCATGCTGGAACAATTGCAGCAAAACGGGCAGTACAGTCTGCCAGCTTTCACTTCGATCGAAACCACTCTGAAATCCTGCCTGCAGCTAAACCAGGGGCGGGTTTTCATGGACCTCTGGGACCTGGATCTCCTCTACCGGAGCGAACCTGATCTGCGGCAGCGACTGGCGAGATTGGAACAGATGAATCTCACACAGACCATTGCCTCTGACTCCTGA
- the ligA gene encoding NAD-dependent DNA ligase LigA yields MSVRTEIEELRKQLEHHNRLYYLDAKPEITDREYDRLMKRLEQLETDHPEYDSPESPTKKVGGAPIEGFQTVAHRLPMLSIDNIFELEGLTEFEARICKLLGQDQVELTAEYKIDGVAVSLIYEEGRLIQGLTRGDGQQGDDITHNVRTIIGVPLRLETENPPELLEVRGEAYISNSDFQVLNVEMQEQGKEPFANSRNTTAGGLKLLDPKLCAKRKIRFFAHGIGAMAGVDYQTHIEYLAAIQEMGIPATPGVKAFPDLKTTMEHVQTMMDDLHALDFEVDGIVLKVNRFDQREELGNTSKSPRWVVAYKWERYEAVTRAESIVFQVGKTGTVTPVANLEPVPIAGTTVSRASLHNRDEMERLGIQIGDWVVVEKAGKIIPHVVRVEEHRRDGSQQELEFPTHCPECDTLLIQDEGGVYIRCPNPNCPAMLRETLRYYASRQAMDIEGMGIKMIEQLLGQGLLKGLADIYRLHNYYGDLVALERQGEKSIENLLAGIENSKTQPLWRLLTGLNIRHVGSSNARILEKQFGTIDEIAQQSVEELAAVDEIGPVIAESVYTFFHSDFGTKLIDDLKSAGLNMGSPVEKTTTEAAGILDGKTLVVTGTLTQFTRDEAKELIRKHGGKASGSVSSKTDYLVAGEKAGSKLSKAEELNVPVLTEIEFLELLGESG; encoded by the coding sequence ATGTCAGTTCGAACCGAGATTGAAGAACTACGTAAGCAGCTCGAACATCATAATCGTCTGTATTACCTGGATGCGAAACCGGAAATCACCGATCGTGAATACGACCGGTTGATGAAACGGCTGGAGCAGCTCGAAACTGACCATCCGGAATATGACTCTCCCGAGAGCCCCACCAAAAAAGTCGGGGGTGCACCGATTGAGGGCTTTCAGACTGTCGCCCACCGATTACCGATGCTGTCCATCGATAATATTTTTGAGCTCGAAGGTCTGACTGAGTTTGAAGCCCGTATCTGTAAACTCCTGGGGCAAGATCAGGTTGAACTTACCGCCGAGTACAAAATCGATGGAGTTGCGGTTTCTCTGATTTATGAAGAGGGGCGGCTGATCCAGGGGCTGACGCGCGGAGATGGCCAACAGGGGGATGACATCACGCATAACGTGCGGACGATTATCGGTGTGCCTTTGCGGTTGGAGACAGAGAATCCCCCTGAACTGCTGGAGGTCAGGGGCGAAGCCTATATCAGCAATTCTGATTTTCAGGTTTTGAACGTGGAAATGCAGGAACAGGGAAAGGAACCGTTCGCGAATTCGCGGAATACGACCGCCGGTGGCCTGAAACTTCTGGACCCCAAACTGTGTGCCAAACGCAAGATTCGTTTTTTTGCCCATGGTATCGGGGCGATGGCGGGGGTGGACTACCAGACTCATATCGAATACCTGGCTGCCATACAGGAGATGGGAATCCCCGCGACACCAGGTGTGAAGGCGTTTCCTGATCTGAAAACGACGATGGAGCATGTGCAGACCATGATGGATGATCTGCACGCACTTGATTTTGAAGTCGACGGCATTGTCCTTAAGGTCAATCGTTTTGATCAGCGAGAGGAACTGGGAAATACTTCCAAAAGCCCCCGCTGGGTCGTTGCCTATAAATGGGAACGTTACGAAGCGGTTACCCGAGCCGAGTCGATTGTATTTCAAGTCGGGAAAACGGGGACGGTGACGCCAGTCGCCAACCTGGAACCAGTGCCGATTGCAGGAACCACGGTTTCCCGGGCCAGCCTGCATAATCGCGATGAAATGGAGCGGCTCGGAATTCAGATCGGGGACTGGGTGGTTGTCGAGAAGGCAGGGAAAATTATTCCGCACGTGGTCCGCGTAGAAGAGCATCGCCGCGATGGCAGTCAACAGGAACTGGAGTTTCCAACGCATTGTCCTGAATGCGATACCTTGCTGATACAGGATGAAGGCGGCGTGTATATCCGCTGTCCCAATCCCAACTGTCCCGCCATGCTGCGGGAAACACTGCGTTATTATGCCTCACGCCAGGCGATGGATATCGAAGGCATGGGCATCAAGATGATAGAACAGTTGCTGGGCCAGGGACTGTTGAAAGGCCTGGCGGACATCTATCGACTGCACAATTATTATGGTGACCTGGTCGCTCTGGAACGCCAGGGAGAAAAGTCGATCGAAAATCTGCTGGCGGGAATTGAAAATTCAAAAACACAACCACTCTGGCGTCTGCTGACGGGACTGAATATCAGGCATGTCGGTTCCAGTAATGCCCGGATCCTTGAGAAACAGTTCGGCACGATTGATGAGATTGCTCAACAGAGCGTGGAAGAACTGGCGGCCGTCGATGAAATCGGCCCCGTGATTGCCGAATCGGTTTATACTTTTTTTCATTCGGATTTCGGCACGAAGCTGATCGATGATTTGAAGTCGGCAGGATTGAATATGGGGAGTCCTGTCGAAAAGACGACGACAGAAGCTGCCGGGATTCTGGACGGTAAAACTCTGGTCGTGACAGGTACTTTGACACAATTCACTCGCGATGAAGCGAAAGAACTGATCCGCAAGCATGGCGGTAAAGCTTCCGGCAGTGTCTCTTCCAAAACCGACTACCTGGTTGCAGGTGAGAAAGCGGGCAGTAAACTCTCAAAAGCGGAAGAGTTGAACGTACCCGTCTTAACAGAAATCGAATTTCTGGAGTTGCTGGGCGAGTCTGGTTAA
- the gmd gene encoding GDP-mannose 4,6-dehydratase encodes MKRVALITGINGQDGYYLSRFLKGKDYEVHGVTSCSKPGIGEPPENCYYCDFADGSNLNEIMDKVKPDEVYHLAAQSHVRLSFDIPVYTAEVTGVGTLRLLDAIRYFEQQKGKQVRFYQASSSEMFGKVVESPQSETTPFHPRSPYACAKVFSYWQTINYRESYGMFACNGILFNHESPRRGEAFVTRKITQAVARIKLGLQDKLFLGNIDAKRDWGFAGDYVEAMWLILQQEKPDDFVIGTGETHSVREFLEAAFGAVELDWKKYVEIDPQFYRPAEVELLCADPTKAREKLKWEPKVSFEELARMMVEADLKRTQQEKILNESAG; translated from the coding sequence GTGAAACGAGTTGCATTAATTACCGGAATTAATGGTCAGGACGGATATTATTTATCGAGGTTTCTGAAGGGCAAAGACTATGAAGTTCATGGGGTTACTTCCTGCAGCAAACCCGGTATCGGTGAACCTCCCGAGAACTGTTATTACTGTGATTTTGCAGACGGTTCGAATTTGAATGAAATCATGGACAAGGTGAAACCGGATGAAGTTTATCATCTGGCAGCGCAAAGCCATGTCAGACTTTCGTTTGATATCCCTGTCTATACGGCTGAAGTCACCGGGGTTGGTACGCTCCGGTTGCTGGATGCCATCCGCTATTTTGAACAGCAGAAGGGGAAGCAGGTTCGTTTCTACCAGGCCTCTTCTAGCGAGATGTTTGGTAAGGTCGTTGAATCTCCCCAGAGTGAAACTACCCCGTTTCATCCCCGCAGCCCTTACGCGTGTGCGAAAGTCTTTTCGTACTGGCAGACGATCAATTATCGTGAGTCCTATGGGATGTTTGCCTGTAACGGGATTCTGTTCAACCATGAATCCCCCCGTCGCGGCGAAGCATTTGTTACCAGAAAAATCACCCAGGCAGTAGCCCGGATTAAGCTGGGGCTGCAGGATAAACTGTTTCTGGGGAACATTGATGCGAAACGGGACTGGGGATTTGCCGGTGACTACGTCGAAGCGATGTGGCTGATTCTGCAGCAGGAAAAACCGGATGATTTTGTGATCGGTACCGGAGAGACGCATTCCGTGCGGGAATTTCTGGAAGCGGCATTCGGAGCAGTGGAACTGGACTGGAAGAAGTATGTGGAGATTGATCCACAATTTTACCGTCCTGCGGAAGTTGAACTGTTATGTGCCGATCCGACCAAAGCACGTGAAAAACTGAAATGGGAACCCAAGGTCTCATTTGAGGAACTGGCCAGAATGATGGTCGAAGCAGACCTGAAACGGACTCAGCAGGAAAAAATTCTGAACGAATCTGCTGGCTGA
- a CDS encoding cation:proton antiporter domain-containing protein, with protein MGSWHIIFTLGIFLAAGLLSGTLGELFRLPKVTAYLLMGVILGPALLDLIPHKHLEELKPLTDLAMALVLFGLGNHFTLSRLKRLFRRVLPLSVGEILATFFIVFIGLLLVGESGSAAILLGAMAIATAPATTILVLKEMQSEGSISEYTGILVALNNLVSIVAFEIIFVAVYFFQGDSQTSSVFTQLGHLGLDIFGSIFIGVFGGLMISYGSSIIKGSRRMIMFIALIAIALGLCRTTGMPYMLTFLAMGFTVANSLTEEEVPKVEAELYPLTGFLCVLFFIIHGAELKPSQFIDAGLIGTSYIVFRLLGKYIGIFVPARMRKEEPEVSLWLGTTLFAQAGAAIALSGIAVSRDPVLGGHLQTIILGSVVFFEIVGPIMIRQSVLRAGEVPLINAIHHTAGDPISEFQSMIRRFLVSFGLLSEIDQPPDQILVEQLYRKNVKGIAQTATFNEVISFIEHSHDNTFPVLGPQEEVVGVIRYQDLSNTLFDPKIGSLVRAADLANNLETVVYPDDSLARVWSKFREDSYDCLPVVSREQPHRMLGVIRRWEILKYYIKGHRSAQSNEVK; from the coding sequence ATGGGCTCTTGGCACATTATCTTTACACTGGGAATCTTTCTGGCTGCCGGTCTGCTGTCAGGAACACTGGGAGAGCTGTTTCGCCTTCCCAAAGTAACCGCCTATTTATTAATGGGTGTGATCCTGGGGCCTGCGCTGCTGGATTTGATCCCCCATAAGCATCTTGAGGAATTGAAACCGCTGACTGATCTGGCGATGGCGCTCGTCTTATTTGGTCTGGGGAATCATTTTACGCTCTCGCGCCTGAAGCGATTGTTTCGGCGCGTTCTGCCACTCTCGGTAGGCGAAATCCTGGCAACATTTTTTATCGTCTTTATCGGCTTATTGCTGGTAGGTGAGTCCGGTAGCGCTGCGATTCTATTGGGAGCGATGGCGATTGCCACTGCGCCTGCCACCACGATTCTGGTTCTGAAAGAAATGCAGTCGGAAGGTTCGATTTCAGAATATACAGGCATCCTGGTCGCGCTGAATAATTTAGTCTCCATTGTCGCTTTCGAGATTATCTTTGTCGCCGTCTATTTCTTTCAGGGAGACAGTCAGACCAGTTCGGTATTTACTCAGCTGGGACATCTGGGGCTGGACATTTTTGGTTCGATCTTTATTGGTGTGTTCGGCGGTCTGATGATCAGCTACGGCAGTTCAATCATTAAAGGCAGCCGCCGAATGATTATGTTCATCGCATTGATTGCGATCGCATTGGGATTATGCCGTACGACCGGAATGCCTTATATGCTGACGTTTCTGGCGATGGGGTTCACGGTCGCCAACTCTTTGACAGAGGAAGAGGTTCCCAAAGTCGAGGCCGAATTATATCCTTTGACCGGTTTTTTATGCGTCCTGTTTTTTATTATTCATGGTGCAGAATTAAAACCCAGTCAGTTCATCGATGCGGGGCTGATCGGGACCAGTTATATTGTGTTCCGTCTACTGGGTAAATATATCGGAATATTTGTACCCGCCCGAATGCGGAAGGAAGAACCGGAAGTCTCCCTGTGGCTGGGAACCACCCTGTTTGCCCAGGCGGGTGCCGCGATTGCTCTTTCAGGTATTGCCGTCAGTCGCGACCCGGTGCTGGGAGGACATCTACAGACGATCATTTTAGGCTCCGTTGTGTTCTTTGAGATTGTCGGTCCGATTATGATCCGTCAGTCCGTTTTGCGGGCTGGTGAAGTTCCATTGATCAACGCCATCCACCATACCGCCGGTGATCCAATCAGTGAATTTCAGTCTATGATTCGGCGTTTTCTGGTCTCGTTTGGTCTGCTTTCAGAAATCGATCAGCCGCCGGACCAGATTCTGGTAGAACAGCTCTATCGCAAGAACGTGAAAGGCATAGCGCAGACAGCGACGTTTAATGAAGTCATCTCTTTTATTGAACACAGTCACGATAACACATTTCCTGTTTTAGGACCCCAGGAGGAAGTGGTGGGAGTGATTCGTTATCAGGATTTGAGTAATACCCTGTTTGACCCGAAAATCGGTTCCCTGGTACGTGCTGCCGACCTGGCGAATAATCTGGAAACGGTGGTCTACCCTGATGATTCCCTGGCTCGTGTCTGGAGTAAATTCCGTGAAGATTCCTATGACTGCCTGCCGGTGGTCTCCCGCGAGCAGCCTCATCGGATGCTGGGGGTGATAAGACGCTGGGAGATTTTAAAATATTACATCAAAGGTCACCGTTCTGCTCAAAGCAATGAAGTGAAGTGA
- a CDS encoding aldehyde dehydrogenase family protein, whose amino-acid sequence MATEILDTVANTPQIRQTQLLIDGKWVDAISGKTFATINPATEEVIAEVAEGDAADIDLAVKAARKAFESGPWSKMDARDRGRLIYRLADLIEENIEELAALESLDNGKPIRDSRAADLPLVIDCLRYYAGWADKIEGTTIPIRGNHFCYTRREPLGVAGQIIPWNFPLLMVAWKWAPALTAGCTIVMKPAEQTPLSCLRLAELALEAGIPPGVINVVPGYGPTAGAALVKHPDVDKIAFTGEDATAKNIMADAAATLKRLTFELGGKSPNVVFADCDLDAAVAGAEFGLFFNQGQCCCAGSRLFVEESVHEEFVAKIVAKAAARKLGDPLNPETTQGPQVDRAQMDKILSYIQKGTDAGAKCVTGGSRFGSKGYFVEPTVFDHVTDEMSIATDEIFGPVLSILPFKNVDEVVTRANNTHFGLAAAVWTSDVKKAHLMASQIKAGTVWVNCYDVFDAAAPFGGFKRSGIGRELGAAGLASYTELKTVTMNLD is encoded by the coding sequence ATGGCGACAGAGATTCTTGATACCGTAGCCAACACCCCACAGATTCGACAGACCCAACTGCTGATTGATGGAAAGTGGGTGGATGCCATCAGTGGTAAAACTTTCGCAACGATTAATCCTGCGACAGAAGAAGTTATCGCCGAAGTGGCTGAAGGGGACGCTGCCGATATTGACCTGGCAGTGAAGGCTGCCCGCAAAGCTTTTGAATCGGGTCCCTGGTCCAAAATGGATGCGCGCGATCGCGGTCGACTGATCTATCGACTGGCTGATCTGATTGAAGAAAACATCGAAGAACTGGCGGCTCTGGAATCGCTTGATAACGGGAAGCCGATCCGTGACAGCCGTGCTGCTGATTTGCCACTGGTGATTGACTGTCTGCGTTATTACGCCGGTTGGGCTGACAAAATCGAAGGAACCACGATTCCCATTCGTGGTAACCATTTCTGTTACACGCGACGCGAACCACTGGGTGTCGCGGGGCAGATCATTCCCTGGAATTTTCCGCTGTTAATGGTTGCGTGGAAATGGGCACCCGCGTTGACGGCGGGTTGTACGATTGTGATGAAACCCGCAGAACAGACACCGTTATCCTGTCTGCGACTGGCGGAACTTGCGCTGGAAGCTGGAATCCCACCGGGCGTGATTAATGTTGTTCCCGGTTACGGGCCTACAGCAGGCGCTGCCCTGGTGAAACATCCGGATGTCGATAAGATTGCATTTACCGGTGAAGATGCAACCGCGAAAAACATCATGGCCGATGCCGCTGCTACGCTGAAGCGGTTGACATTCGAGCTGGGGGGCAAGAGTCCGAATGTTGTATTCGCAGACTGTGATCTGGATGCAGCTGTAGCCGGCGCGGAGTTCGGTCTGTTCTTCAATCAGGGACAATGCTGCTGTGCCGGGAGCCGACTGTTTGTGGAAGAGTCGGTACATGAAGAATTCGTCGCAAAAATTGTCGCGAAGGCGGCTGCCCGAAAACTCGGGGATCCACTGAATCCGGAAACCACACAGGGACCCCAGGTGGATCGGGCCCAGATGGACAAGATCCTGAGTTATATTCAGAAAGGGACCGATGCCGGGGCAAAGTGTGTCACGGGGGGATCCCGCTTTGGTTCCAAAGGATATTTTGTGGAGCCGACGGTCTTTGATCATGTAACCGACGAAATGTCGATTGCCACTGATGAGATCTTCGGGCCGGTTTTGAGTATTCTGCCTTTCAAGAATGTGGATGAGGTTGTTACACGTGCGAATAACACTCATTTTGGTCTGGCTGCTGCTGTCTGGACCAGTGATGTGAAAAAGGCGCACCTGATGGCCAGTCAGATCAAAGCCGGGACGGTCTGGGTAAACTGTTATGATGTGTTTGACGCAGCTGCTCCCTTTGGTGGATTTAAACGCAGCGGTATCGGACGCGAACTCGGTGCCGCGGGACTGGCCAGTTATACAGAACTGAAAACAGTGACGATGAACCTGGACTGA